The following proteins are encoded in a genomic region of Ictalurus punctatus breed USDA103 chromosome 15, Coco_2.0, whole genome shotgun sequence:
- the zgc:154075 gene encoding 1-carboxy-3-chloro-3,4-dihydroxycyclo hexa-1,5-diene dehydrogenase isoform X4: MLSPVKVIVVGAGSRGETYSDFASIHPDRLQVVGIADPRLFARKKLQECHNVPEENVFDDWHCIAEREKFADAVFICTPDRLHKEPAVALARKGYHILLEKPMAVTLEDCTEIAETCIQTGVILAVCHVLQYDPFIRKIKVLIDSGAIGDVIHIQHFEPVGFYHFAHSFVRGNWRNEAESSFALLAKSCHDLDLINHWAGKRRCIKVSSFGSLNHFQKENKPPGAASRCLDCSVETDCAYSAKKIYLDRVKKGWVRWPVSVVCRNSIPDIESVTEALKTGPYGRCVYECDNDVCSNQVVNMEFEGGLTASFSMVAFTEEICLRKTSIQGSKNGNPLMIQSGPKETLASHRLVFEAERSRLENRVVMCATEHD, from the exons ATGCTGTCACCCGTTAAAGTTATCGTGGTTGGAGCCGGGAGCCGTGGTGAGACATACTCTGACTTTGCCTCCATCCACCCTGATCGCCTGCAG GTAGTGGGAATTGCTGACCCAAGACTTTTTGCAAGAAAGAAGCTCCAGGAGTGTCACAACGTGCCCgaagaaaatgtatttgatg ACTGGCACTGTATAGCAGAAAGGGAGAAGTTTGCGGATGCAGTATTTATCTGCACTCCCGATCGCCTTCATAAG GAGCCTGCGGTAGCTTTGGCAAGGAAGGGTTATCATATACTCTTGGAGAAGCCAATGGCG GTGACTCTAGAGGATTGCACAGAGATTGCTGAGACTTGCATTCAAACTGGTGTAATACTAGCAGTGTGCCATGTTCTCCAATATGACCCCTTCatcagaaaaataaaa GTGCTCATTGACAGTGGAGCCATTGGGGATGTCATTCATATTCAACACTTTGAACCA GTGGGCTTTTATCACTTCGCTCACTCATTTGTGAGAGGAAATTGGAGAAATGAGGCAGAAAGCTCTTTTGCGCTTTTAGCCAAATCCTGCCATGACCTGGACTTGATTAATCACTGGGCTGGAAAACGCAG GTGTATAAAAGTTTCATCATTTGGTTCCCTCAACCATttccaaaaagaaaacaag CCACCAGGAGCAGCAAGTCGTTGCTTAGATTGTTCTGTAGAGACAGACTGTGCATATTCAGCAAAGAAAATCTACCTGGATAGAGTTAAAAAG GGCTGGGTGAGATGGCCAGTGTCAGTTGTGTGCCGCAATTCAATTCCTGATATTGAGTCCGTAACCGAGGCCTTGAAAACAGGTCCATACGGTCGCTGTGTCTATGAGTGTGACAACGATGTGTGCTCAAATCAG GTTGTTAACATGGAATTTGAAGGAGGCCTCACTGCTTCTTTTAGCATGGTGGCATTTACGGAAGAGATATGTCTGCGCAAAACAAGCATCCAAGGCAGTAAG AATGGAAACCCACTGATGATCCAGTCCGGTCCAAAGGAAACCCTGGCGAGTCACAGGCTGGTGTTTGAGGCTGAGCGTTCCCGTCTAGAGAACAGAGTTGTGATGTGTGCGACTGAGCATGACTAG
- the zgc:154075 gene encoding 1-carboxy-3-chloro-3,4-dihydroxycyclo hexa-1,5-diene dehydrogenase isoform X3 → MLSPVKVIVVGAGSRGETYSDFASIHPDRLQVVGIADPRLFARKKLQECHNVPEENVFDDWHCIAEREKFADAVFICTPDRLHKEPAVALARKGYHILLEKPMAVTLEDCTEIAETCIQTGVILAVCHVLQYDPFIRKIKVLIDSGAIGDVIHIQHFEPVGFYHFAHSFVRGNWRNEAESSFALLAKSCHDLDLINHWAGKRRCIKVSSFGSLNHFQKENKPPGAASRCLDCSVETDCAYSAKKIYLDRVKKGWVRWPVSVVCRNSIPDIESVTEALKTGPYGRCVYECDNDVCSNQVVNMEFEGGLTASFSMVAFTEEICLRKTSIQGSKGEVTYDGHEIKVFDFLTQISTKHTVDLSVPGSFSKGGHGIADYHLVDAFVSAVAVSYSEWKPTDDPVRSKGNPGESQAGV, encoded by the exons ATGCTGTCACCCGTTAAAGTTATCGTGGTTGGAGCCGGGAGCCGTGGTGAGACATACTCTGACTTTGCCTCCATCCACCCTGATCGCCTGCAG GTAGTGGGAATTGCTGACCCAAGACTTTTTGCAAGAAAGAAGCTCCAGGAGTGTCACAACGTGCCCgaagaaaatgtatttgatg ACTGGCACTGTATAGCAGAAAGGGAGAAGTTTGCGGATGCAGTATTTATCTGCACTCCCGATCGCCTTCATAAG GAGCCTGCGGTAGCTTTGGCAAGGAAGGGTTATCATATACTCTTGGAGAAGCCAATGGCG GTGACTCTAGAGGATTGCACAGAGATTGCTGAGACTTGCATTCAAACTGGTGTAATACTAGCAGTGTGCCATGTTCTCCAATATGACCCCTTCatcagaaaaataaaa GTGCTCATTGACAGTGGAGCCATTGGGGATGTCATTCATATTCAACACTTTGAACCA GTGGGCTTTTATCACTTCGCTCACTCATTTGTGAGAGGAAATTGGAGAAATGAGGCAGAAAGCTCTTTTGCGCTTTTAGCCAAATCCTGCCATGACCTGGACTTGATTAATCACTGGGCTGGAAAACGCAG GTGTATAAAAGTTTCATCATTTGGTTCCCTCAACCATttccaaaaagaaaacaag CCACCAGGAGCAGCAAGTCGTTGCTTAGATTGTTCTGTAGAGACAGACTGTGCATATTCAGCAAAGAAAATCTACCTGGATAGAGTTAAAAAG GGCTGGGTGAGATGGCCAGTGTCAGTTGTGTGCCGCAATTCAATTCCTGATATTGAGTCCGTAACCGAGGCCTTGAAAACAGGTCCATACGGTCGCTGTGTCTATGAGTGTGACAACGATGTGTGCTCAAATCAG GTTGTTAACATGGAATTTGAAGGAGGCCTCACTGCTTCTTTTAGCATGGTGGCATTTACGGAAGAGATATGTCTGCGCAAAACAAGCATCCAAGGCAGTAAG GGGGAGGTGACTTACGATGGGCATGAAATCAAAGTATTCGACTTCCTCACTCAGATATCCACAAAGCATACAGTGGATCTGAGTGTACCGGGCAGCTTCAGCAAAGGCGGTCATGGTATTGCAGATTATCATCTTGTTGATGCCTTCGTTTCAGCTGTGGCGGTCAGTTACTCAG AATGGAAACCCACTGATGATCCAGTCCGGTCCAAAGGAAACCCTGGCGAGTCACAGGCTGGTGTTTGA
- the zgc:154075 gene encoding uncharacterized protein zgc:154075 isoform X1 produces the protein MLSPVKVIVVGAGSRGETYSDFASIHPDRLQVVGIADPRLFARKKLQECHNVPEENVFDDWHCIAEREKFADAVFICTPDRLHKEPAVALARKGYHILLEKPMAVTLEDCTEIAETCIQTGVILAVCHVLQYDPFIRKIKVLIDSGAIGDVIHIQHFEPVGFYHFAHSFVRGNWRNEAESSFALLAKSCHDLDLINHWAGKRRCIKVSSFGSLNHFQKENKPPGAASRCLDCSVETDCAYSAKKIYLDRVKKGWVRWPVSVVCRNSIPDIESVTEALKTGPYGRCVYECDNDVCSNQVVNMEFEGGLTASFSMVAFTEEICLRKTSIQGSKGEVTYDGHEIKVFDFLTQISTKHTVDLSVPGSFSKGGHGIADYHLVDAFVSAVAVSYSGHFHLINNGNPLMIQSGPKETLASHRLVFEAERSRLENRVVMCATEHD, from the exons ATGCTGTCACCCGTTAAAGTTATCGTGGTTGGAGCCGGGAGCCGTGGTGAGACATACTCTGACTTTGCCTCCATCCACCCTGATCGCCTGCAG GTAGTGGGAATTGCTGACCCAAGACTTTTTGCAAGAAAGAAGCTCCAGGAGTGTCACAACGTGCCCgaagaaaatgtatttgatg ACTGGCACTGTATAGCAGAAAGGGAGAAGTTTGCGGATGCAGTATTTATCTGCACTCCCGATCGCCTTCATAAG GAGCCTGCGGTAGCTTTGGCAAGGAAGGGTTATCATATACTCTTGGAGAAGCCAATGGCG GTGACTCTAGAGGATTGCACAGAGATTGCTGAGACTTGCATTCAAACTGGTGTAATACTAGCAGTGTGCCATGTTCTCCAATATGACCCCTTCatcagaaaaataaaa GTGCTCATTGACAGTGGAGCCATTGGGGATGTCATTCATATTCAACACTTTGAACCA GTGGGCTTTTATCACTTCGCTCACTCATTTGTGAGAGGAAATTGGAGAAATGAGGCAGAAAGCTCTTTTGCGCTTTTAGCCAAATCCTGCCATGACCTGGACTTGATTAATCACTGGGCTGGAAAACGCAG GTGTATAAAAGTTTCATCATTTGGTTCCCTCAACCATttccaaaaagaaaacaag CCACCAGGAGCAGCAAGTCGTTGCTTAGATTGTTCTGTAGAGACAGACTGTGCATATTCAGCAAAGAAAATCTACCTGGATAGAGTTAAAAAG GGCTGGGTGAGATGGCCAGTGTCAGTTGTGTGCCGCAATTCAATTCCTGATATTGAGTCCGTAACCGAGGCCTTGAAAACAGGTCCATACGGTCGCTGTGTCTATGAGTGTGACAACGATGTGTGCTCAAATCAG GTTGTTAACATGGAATTTGAAGGAGGCCTCACTGCTTCTTTTAGCATGGTGGCATTTACGGAAGAGATATGTCTGCGCAAAACAAGCATCCAAGGCAGTAAG GGGGAGGTGACTTACGATGGGCATGAAATCAAAGTATTCGACTTCCTCACTCAGATATCCACAAAGCATACAGTGGATCTGAGTGTACCGGGCAGCTTCAGCAAAGGCGGTCATGGTATTGCAGATTATCATCTTGTTGATGCCTTCGTTTCAGCTGTGGCGGTCAGTTACTCAGGTCACTTCCACTTAATTAAT AATGGAAACCCACTGATGATCCAGTCCGGTCCAAAGGAAACCCTGGCGAGTCACAGGCTGGTGTTTGAGGCTGAGCGTTCCCGTCTAGAGAACAGAGTTGTGATGTGTGCGACTGAGCATGACTAG
- the zgc:154075 gene encoding 1-carboxy-3-chloro-3,4-dihydroxycyclo hexa-1,5-diene dehydrogenase isoform X2 gives MLSPVKVIVVGAGSRGETYSDFASIHPDRLQVVGIADPRLFARKKLQECHNVPEENVFDDWHCIAEREKFADAVFICTPDRLHKEPAVALARKGYHILLEKPMAVTLEDCTEIAETCIQTGVILAVCHVLQYDPFIRKIKVLIDSGAIGDVIHIQHFEPVGFYHFAHSFVRGNWRNEAESSFALLAKSCHDLDLINHWAGKRRCIKVSSFGSLNHFQKENKPPGAASRCLDCSVETDCAYSAKKIYLDRVKKGWVRWPVSVVCRNSIPDIESVTEALKTGPYGRCVYECDNDVCSNQVVNMEFEGGLTASFSMVAFTEEICLRKTSIQGSKGEVTYDGHEIKVFDFLTQISTKHTVDLSVPGSFSKGGHGIADYHLVDAFVSAVANGNPLMIQSGPKETLASHRLVFEAERSRLENRVVMCATEHD, from the exons ATGCTGTCACCCGTTAAAGTTATCGTGGTTGGAGCCGGGAGCCGTGGTGAGACATACTCTGACTTTGCCTCCATCCACCCTGATCGCCTGCAG GTAGTGGGAATTGCTGACCCAAGACTTTTTGCAAGAAAGAAGCTCCAGGAGTGTCACAACGTGCCCgaagaaaatgtatttgatg ACTGGCACTGTATAGCAGAAAGGGAGAAGTTTGCGGATGCAGTATTTATCTGCACTCCCGATCGCCTTCATAAG GAGCCTGCGGTAGCTTTGGCAAGGAAGGGTTATCATATACTCTTGGAGAAGCCAATGGCG GTGACTCTAGAGGATTGCACAGAGATTGCTGAGACTTGCATTCAAACTGGTGTAATACTAGCAGTGTGCCATGTTCTCCAATATGACCCCTTCatcagaaaaataaaa GTGCTCATTGACAGTGGAGCCATTGGGGATGTCATTCATATTCAACACTTTGAACCA GTGGGCTTTTATCACTTCGCTCACTCATTTGTGAGAGGAAATTGGAGAAATGAGGCAGAAAGCTCTTTTGCGCTTTTAGCCAAATCCTGCCATGACCTGGACTTGATTAATCACTGGGCTGGAAAACGCAG GTGTATAAAAGTTTCATCATTTGGTTCCCTCAACCATttccaaaaagaaaacaag CCACCAGGAGCAGCAAGTCGTTGCTTAGATTGTTCTGTAGAGACAGACTGTGCATATTCAGCAAAGAAAATCTACCTGGATAGAGTTAAAAAG GGCTGGGTGAGATGGCCAGTGTCAGTTGTGTGCCGCAATTCAATTCCTGATATTGAGTCCGTAACCGAGGCCTTGAAAACAGGTCCATACGGTCGCTGTGTCTATGAGTGTGACAACGATGTGTGCTCAAATCAG GTTGTTAACATGGAATTTGAAGGAGGCCTCACTGCTTCTTTTAGCATGGTGGCATTTACGGAAGAGATATGTCTGCGCAAAACAAGCATCCAAGGCAGTAAG GGGGAGGTGACTTACGATGGGCATGAAATCAAAGTATTCGACTTCCTCACTCAGATATCCACAAAGCATACAGTGGATCTGAGTGTACCGGGCAGCTTCAGCAAAGGCGGTCATGGTATTGCAGATTATCATCTTGTTGATGCCTTCGTTTCAGCTGTGGCG AATGGAAACCCACTGATGATCCAGTCCGGTCCAAAGGAAACCCTGGCGAGTCACAGGCTGGTGTTTGAGGCTGAGCGTTCCCGTCTAGAGAACAGAGTTGTGATGTGTGCGACTGAGCATGACTAG